In the Thermomicrobiales bacterium genome, TCGAGAATCAGTCGATTCGCGACGCCGCGCGGGCGTGACCGCTTCGGCGCACAGAGAGGAACGCCGGCACGTGGCCGAGACGCACGCTACAATGAGCCAGCAGTCACCAAACCACGTCGAGGCCGCAAGCGTCGCCCCTGGCCCGATCCATCACCTCGGCATCGTTGTTCGCGACATCACGGTTGCCGTCGAGCAGTACCGCGCGCTGGGATTCACCGGCGGCGAGGTGACGCGGGTGGCCGAGCAGAACGCCGACATCGCCGCGCTGCGGGCCGGCGAGAGCTGGGTCGAGATCCTCGCGCCGATCGAGCACGACTCGCCAATCGGCCGATTCCTCGACGCACGCGGCCCCGGCGTCCACCACATCGCCTACCTCGTCGACGACCTGCCGGCCACGCTCGACCAGCTGGCGGCAGCCGGCGTCGAGCTGATCGACCGTCAGCCTCGCCGCGGCCTGCACGACTGGCTGATCGCGTTCGTCCACCCGCGCGCCTGCGCCGGGGTGCTGACCGAGCTGGTGGACCGGGCGAGCGTGGAGTAGCGACGCGGCGGGCGCAGCGCATCGACAAGCGTAACGCGTCGGGATGGCAGCATCCCCGCCCGTTGTCATTCTGAGCGCGCACGCGAGGAATCTCTCCTCCGGTGGAATGGGTCGAACGTGGGGGAGATCTTTCGCTGCGGCTCAAGATGACAAAGACACGGGATGGCAGCATCCCCCGCCCGTTGTCATTCTGAGTGCGCACGCGAGGAATCTCTCCTCCGGTGGAATGGGTCGAACGTGGGGGAGATCCTTCACTGCGGCTCAAGATGACAAAGACACGGGGTGGCAGCATCCCCCGCCCGTTGTCATTCTGAGCGCGCACGCGAGGAATCTCTCCTCCGTTGGAATGGGTCGAACGTGGGGGAGATCTTTCGCTGCGGCTCAAGATGACAAAGACACGGGGTGGCAGCATCCCCCGCTCGTTGTC is a window encoding:
- a CDS encoding VOC family protein yields the protein MAETHATMSQQSPNHVEAASVAPGPIHHLGIVVRDITVAVEQYRALGFTGGEVTRVAEQNADIAALRAGESWVEILAPIEHDSPIGRFLDARGPGVHHIAYLVDDLPATLDQLAAAGVELIDRQPRRGLHDWLIAFVHPRACAGVLTELVDRASVE